Proteins from one Niallia circulans genomic window:
- a CDS encoding divergent polysaccharide deacetylase family protein produces MGKSFILCCLLTFTCLPVYAAKEENQVKKELAIVIDDFGNNMRGTDEMLNLPVPITVAIMPFMSTSREDAIQAHKKGHEVIVHMPLEPKHGKKSWLGPGAITTNLSDEEIRKRVSSAIDSIPYAVGMNHHMGSKATEDERVMRIILEECKKHDLFYLDSKTTGKSVVKKLAEELQVPYLENNMFFDHIYSNQHIQKQATKLVENLNKKKEYIAIGHVGISGPAVVTVLKQYIPVYQKDADIVPLSTLVDGYELLDTDLP; encoded by the coding sequence ATGGGAAAATCCTTTATTCTATGTTGTCTGCTTACGTTTACCTGTTTACCTGTATATGCTGCAAAAGAGGAGAATCAGGTGAAAAAAGAGCTTGCAATCGTTATTGACGACTTCGGAAACAACATGAGGGGGACAGACGAAATGTTAAATTTGCCTGTGCCTATCACCGTTGCGATTATGCCTTTTATGTCCACAAGCAGAGAGGATGCCATCCAAGCACATAAAAAAGGACATGAGGTAATTGTTCATATGCCGCTTGAGCCAAAGCACGGTAAAAAAAGCTGGCTTGGTCCCGGAGCTATAACAACAAATTTAAGTGATGAAGAAATCAGAAAAAGAGTATCATCGGCAATTGATAGTATTCCTTATGCAGTTGGAATGAATCATCATATGGGTTCAAAGGCTACTGAAGATGAAAGAGTGATGAGGATTATTTTAGAGGAATGTAAAAAGCATGATCTATTTTATTTGGACAGCAAAACGACAGGGAAAAGTGTTGTAAAAAAACTTGCAGAGGAATTGCAGGTTCCCTATTTAGAGAACAATATGTTTTTTGATCATATATATTCCAACCAGCATATTCAAAAGCAGGCAACCAAGCTTGTAGAAAACCTTAATAAAAAGAAGGAATATATCGCAATAGGTCATGTTGGTATATCGGGTCCTGCAGTTGTTACGGTGTTAAAACAATATATCCCTGTCTATCAAAAGGACGCGGATATAGTACCATTATCGACATTGGTGGACGGGTATGAATTGCTTGATACAGATTTGCCATAG
- a CDS encoding ABC transporter substrate-binding protein: MKGLIRGLAAAFILSAVLMLVVHQVNSSRGYAGGNTLTVYNWGDYIDADLIDKFEKETGIKVIYETFDSNEAMMTKIEQGGTNYDVAIPSEYMIDKMKEENLLLPIDHSEIPNLKNIDDRYLNLSFDPDNKYSIPYFWGTVGIVYNPKMLGGKKITSWNDLWDSDLKNQIMLIDGAREIMGMSLNSLHYSLNDKDHDHLKEAKEKLDTLTPNVKAIVGDEIRMLIENEEAAIGVLWSGMAAEVMWENEDVEYVVPEEGSNLWFDNMVIPKTAKNIDGAHKFINFMLDAKNAAQNTEYVGYSTPNKAAMKYLPEEIIGDKRFYLDEELISKLEVYENLGQRSLAEYNDLFLEFKMHRK, translated from the coding sequence ATGAAGGGGCTAATTAGAGGTTTGGCAGCAGCCTTTATCTTATCAGCTGTACTTATGCTGGTTGTTCACCAAGTAAACAGCAGCAGGGGATATGCAGGCGGTAATACGTTAACTGTCTATAACTGGGGAGATTATATTGATGCCGACCTTATTGATAAGTTTGAAAAAGAAACAGGGATAAAGGTAATTTATGAAACCTTTGACTCTAATGAAGCAATGATGACAAAGATAGAACAAGGCGGCACAAACTATGATGTTGCCATTCCATCTGAATACATGATTGATAAGATGAAGGAAGAGAATCTCCTGCTTCCAATCGATCATTCTGAAATTCCAAACCTAAAAAATATCGACGATAGATATTTAAATCTTTCGTTTGACCCAGATAATAAATATTCCATTCCTTATTTTTGGGGAACAGTAGGAATTGTTTATAATCCAAAAATGCTTGGAGGAAAAAAGATAACCTCCTGGAATGATTTATGGGATAGCGATTTGAAAAATCAAATTATGCTTATCGATGGGGCAAGGGAAATTATGGGGATGAGTCTTAATAGCTTACATTATTCCCTTAATGATAAAGATCACGACCATTTAAAAGAAGCAAAAGAGAAGCTTGATACTTTGACACCTAATGTCAAAGCAATCGTCGGAGACGAAATCCGGATGCTGATTGAAAATGAGGAAGCGGCCATTGGCGTATTATGGTCAGGAATGGCGGCAGAAGTCATGTGGGAAAATGAAGATGTAGAATATGTCGTTCCAGAGGAAGGCTCTAATCTTTGGTTTGATAATATGGTTATACCGAAAACAGCTAAAAATATTGATGGAGCACATAAGTTTATAAACTTTATGCTTGATGCAAAAAACGCAGCGCAAAATACAGAGTATGTAGGTTATTCAACACCGAATAAGGCAGCGATGAAATATTTACCTGAAGAGATTATAGGTGATAAACGCTTTTACTTAGATGAGGAATTGATATCCAAACTCGAAGTGTATGAAAACCTTGGGCAGCGTTCGCTTGCAGAGTATAATGATTTGTTCCTTGAATTTAAAATGCATCGGAAATAA
- a CDS encoding ABC transporter permease produces MKKLSKISVLYLVLVFIILYAPIFYLIFYSFNSGGTMNNFQNFTWKWYKELFQDTRLLVIVLNTVIIALLSASIATIIGVFGAISISMMRRKQLRNTILSLNNVLIVSPDVIIGASFLIFFTILGIKLGFVSVLLSHIAFSIPIVVIMVLPKLQEMSPTLMDAAFDLGASWREVLSKVILPYIAPGIYAGFFMALTYSLDDFAVTFFVTGNGFSTLSVEIYSLARRGISLNINALSALLFFITLLLVIGYYFVSKRAGRRPKTGVNQ; encoded by the coding sequence ATGAAGAAACTGTCAAAGATATCTGTATTATATTTAGTTTTAGTTTTTATCATTTTATATGCCCCGATCTTTTATCTGATTTTTTATTCCTTTAACAGCGGTGGCACAATGAATAACTTCCAGAACTTCACATGGAAATGGTATAAAGAGCTGTTCCAAGACACAAGGCTGCTTGTAATTGTGTTAAACACAGTTATCATCGCCCTATTATCAGCATCCATTGCCACAATAATTGGTGTTTTTGGAGCGATCAGCATTTCTATGATGAGAAGAAAACAGCTAAGAAATACAATTCTTTCTTTAAACAATGTATTGATTGTAAGTCCTGATGTTATCATCGGTGCATCCTTTTTAATTTTCTTTACTATATTGGGAATCAAGCTGGGCTTTGTATCTGTACTATTGTCACATATTGCCTTTAGTATACCGATAGTGGTTATAATGGTGCTTCCGAAGCTTCAGGAAATGAGCCCGACATTAATGGATGCTGCATTTGACCTTGGCGCAAGCTGGAGAGAAGTACTTTCTAAGGTTATTCTTCCATATATAGCTCCAGGTATATATGCTGGATTCTTTATGGCGTTAACATATTCATTGGATGATTTCGCGGTTACTTTTTTCGTAACAGGAAATGGCTTCTCTACTCTGTCTGTAGAAATCTATTCACTGGCTAGAAGAGGTATTTCCCTTAACATAAATGCTCTGTCTGCCCTGTTGTTCTTCATTACGCTGTTGCTTGTTATCGGGTATTATTTCGTTTCCAAGCGAGCAGGCAGAAGGCCTAAAACGGGGGTGAACCAATGA
- a CDS encoding ABC transporter permease → MMKNKSKWYTIPYYLWIALFVIAPVLLIVYYSFFDIEDKLTISNYAKFFTPVYLKMTLNSFWYAFLITFFSLVIAYPTAYILTKTKHKQLWLLLIILPSWINLLLKAYAFLGIFGTYGATNEVLEFLGIGKQQILFTDFSFLFVSVYIFIPFMILPIFNALEKLNPTLVDASKDLGASAWTTFSKVIFPLTVDGVKSGCQAVFIPALSLFMITRLIAGNRVITLGTAIEQHFLITQDWGMGSTIAVFLIIIMIVIMMLTGSKKERGVR, encoded by the coding sequence ATGATGAAGAATAAGTCAAAATGGTATACGATTCCCTATTACTTATGGATTGCGCTGTTTGTCATCGCTCCAGTGCTATTAATTGTTTATTATTCATTTTTTGATATTGAAGACAAACTTACAATCAGCAACTACGCTAAGTTTTTTACACCAGTCTATTTAAAAATGACGCTGAATTCCTTCTGGTATGCGTTTTTAATAACGTTTTTCTCTTTAGTTATCGCCTATCCGACAGCTTATATATTGACGAAGACTAAGCATAAGCAATTATGGCTGCTGCTTATTATTTTGCCGTCATGGATTAACCTGCTTCTGAAGGCTTACGCATTTTTAGGGATATTTGGAACATATGGTGCTACCAACGAGGTGCTTGAATTCCTTGGAATCGGGAAACAGCAAATCCTGTTCACAGATTTTAGCTTCTTGTTTGTCAGTGTATATATCTTTATTCCATTTATGATATTGCCAATCTTTAATGCACTGGAGAAGTTAAATCCTACTCTTGTTGATGCCTCAAAGGATCTTGGTGCATCAGCTTGGACTACTTTCTCAAAAGTCATCTTTCCATTAACAGTTGATGGTGTTAAGTCGGGCTGTCAGGCAGTTTTTATTCCTGCATTATCCTTATTCATGATTACAAGACTAATCGCAGGAAACAGGGTTATTACACTAGGAACAGCTATAGAGCAGCATTTTCTGATAACACAAGACTGGGGAATGGGTTCAACAATTGCTGTATTCCTAATCATTATTATGATCGTTATCATGATGTTGACAGGAAGTAAGAAGGAGAGGGGAGTAAGATGA
- a CDS encoding ABC transporter ATP-binding protein, whose protein sequence is MPSESIIRFENVTKAYDQNTTVLENVSFEIERGKFYTLLGPSGCGKTTILRLIAGFMEPSEGNIYFHTKVMNKIPANKRQVNTVFQDYALFPHLNVFENVAFGLRIKKLKKQEIEKRVKDALRFVNLDSYENREISEMSGGQKQRVAIARAIVNEPEVILLDEPLSALDLKLRTEMQYELRELQQRLGITFIFVTHDQEEALAMSDEIFVLNKGKIEQSGTPTDIYDEPINRFVADFIGESNIVSARMEKDFVVHFASKTFECVDQGFHDNETVEVVIRPEDLNITSPEAGKLKVKVDSQLFRGVHYEIGGYDEVGNEWLVHSTKKVVVGEEIGLDFDKEAIHVMRIGETEEEFDRRLEAYEGANDEE, encoded by the coding sequence ATGCCAAGTGAATCAATTATCAGGTTTGAGAACGTAACGAAAGCCTATGACCAAAATACGACTGTACTTGAAAATGTCAGCTTTGAAATAGAAAGAGGCAAATTCTATACACTCCTTGGTCCATCAGGATGTGGGAAAACAACAATCCTGCGTCTTATCGCTGGATTCATGGAGCCTTCAGAGGGCAATATCTATTTTCATACAAAAGTAATGAATAAAATTCCTGCTAACAAAAGGCAGGTAAATACCGTATTCCAAGACTATGCGCTATTTCCTCATTTAAATGTTTTTGAAAATGTAGCCTTTGGCTTGCGCATTAAAAAGCTGAAAAAACAGGAAATTGAAAAGCGGGTAAAAGATGCTTTGCGTTTCGTAAACCTGGATTCGTATGAAAACAGAGAAATCAGTGAAATGTCTGGTGGTCAGAAGCAGCGTGTTGCTATTGCAAGAGCAATAGTTAATGAGCCGGAAGTGATTCTTCTCGATGAGCCTCTTTCTGCATTGGATTTAAAGCTGCGGACAGAGATGCAGTATGAATTAAGGGAGCTTCAGCAAAGACTGGGCATTACCTTTATATTTGTTACACATGATCAGGAAGAAGCATTGGCAATGTCTGATGAAATCTTTGTATTGAATAAAGGGAAAATTGAGCAAAGCGGCACACCAACAGATATTTACGATGAGCCAATAAACCGATTTGTTGCTGACTTTATCGGGGAGTCTAATATCGTTTCAGCAAGAATGGAAAAGGACTTTGTCGTCCATTTTGCCAGCAAAACCTTTGAATGCGTTGACCAAGGCTTCCATGACAATGAAACGGTTGAGGTTGTTATTCGTCCCGAGGATTTAAACATTACTTCACCAGAAGCAGGAAAGCTAAAGGTAAAGGTAGATTCTCAATTATTTAGAGGAGTCCATTATGAAATAGGTGGATATGATGAGGTAGGAAATGAATGGCTTGTTCATTCTACGAAAAAGGTAGTTGTAGGAGAGGAAATCGGATTGGACTTTGATAAGGAAGCAATCCATGTTATGAGAATAGGAGAAACAGAAGAAGAGTTTGATCGACGCCTTGAGGCATATGAAGGTGCAAATGATGAAGAATAA
- a CDS encoding helix-turn-helix domain-containing protein, producing the protein MDIGKKIKNLRLKKGLTQEELGERTDLSKGYISQLERDLSSPSIETFFDILEVLGCSPKDFFDDEEKRQKVVYKEEDVTDFFDEEKGYHIQWLVPESNEKEMEPIRLSFSKKGEFKKFEPSLSETYAYVIEGEVLLKLGKQEYRAKKGESIYFHATDEHQFFNIADGLSTLLLVATDSYL; encoded by the coding sequence ATGGATATTGGTAAAAAGATAAAGAACTTACGTTTGAAAAAGGGTTTGACGCAGGAAGAACTGGGGGAAAGGACAGATTTAAGCAAAGGTTATATATCACAACTGGAAAGGGACTTAAGCTCCCCATCGATTGAAACCTTTTTTGATATTTTGGAAGTGTTGGGCTGCTCCCCAAAAGACTTTTTTGATGATGAAGAGAAAAGGCAAAAGGTTGTTTATAAAGAAGAGGATGTCACTGATTTCTTTGATGAAGAAAAGGGATATCATATACAATGGCTAGTGCCGGAATCTAATGAAAAGGAAATGGAGCCAATTAGGCTCAGTTTCAGCAAAAAAGGAGAATTTAAAAAGTTTGAGCCATCCCTTTCAGAAACATATGCATATGTGATAGAGGGAGAAGTCTTATTAAAGCTCGGAAAACAGGAATACAGGGCGAAAAAAGGTGAATCCATCTATTTTCATGCGACAGATGAACACCAGTTTTTTAATATTGCAGATGGTTTATCGACGCTTTTACTTGTAGCGACCGATTCTTACTTATAA
- the def gene encoding peptide deformylase, protein MSKFNQSYVITMSDIVREGADILREKTKELTLPPSEDDKEELLCMLQYLKNSQEPSLAKKYKLRPGVGISANQIGLNKRMFAAFIKGQNGNNFEYMLINPKIISHSTSMIYLPDSEGCLSIDRPVVGFVPRYQRITVKAFDINGKEVKIKLKDYEAIVFQHEIDHLNGILFPDHINSTNPFQLPENIDIKPL, encoded by the coding sequence ATGAGCAAGTTTAATCAATCTTATGTAATTACTATGAGTGACATCGTAAGGGAAGGAGCAGATATATTAAGAGAGAAAACAAAAGAGCTGACATTGCCGCCATCTGAGGATGATAAGGAAGAGCTTCTCTGTATGCTGCAGTATTTAAAAAACAGCCAAGAACCAAGCCTAGCAAAAAAATACAAACTTCGCCCAGGGGTTGGCATTTCAGCAAACCAAATTGGGCTGAACAAGCGAATGTTTGCTGCTTTTATTAAAGGACAAAATGGCAATAACTTTGAGTATATGCTTATTAATCCGAAAATAATAAGCCATTCTACCAGCATGATATACCTCCCTGACAGCGAAGGCTGTCTTTCCATTGATCGTCCTGTTGTTGGCTTTGTGCCACGTTATCAAAGAATAACAGTGAAGGCCTTCGACATAAATGGCAAGGAAGTTAAGATTAAACTCAAAGACTATGAAGCAATTGTATTCCAGCATGAAATCGACCATTTAAACGGAATTCTGTTCCCAGATCATATAAACAGCACTAATCCTTTCCAACTGCCTGAAAATATCGATATCAAGCCGCTTTAA
- a CDS encoding peptidylprolyl isomerase translates to MKNKKIILPILGIVLIALIVVAVILVQKSNTVASVEGEKITQNDLDEALNKQYGTSILQTLIANKVVDLEAEKEKIKVTDKEQKAELDDLIESSGGEDAFNAALEANGASKADIEDELLRYLKIKKLLEPRIEITDDQIKSYFDENKASFDTPEQVEASHILVADEKTAKEVKKKLDDGEDFADLAKEYSTDTATKENGGELGYFSSGQMVEEFEKAAFSMDVDEISNPVETTNGWHIIKVTGHKDAVEAKLDDHKDEIKDTLFEQQMNTEYSTWLTEIQAKYDIDNKLDTSSTTNSTSSAS, encoded by the coding sequence ATGAAAAACAAAAAGATCATTTTACCCATTTTAGGAATTGTATTAATAGCATTGATCGTTGTTGCTGTTATTCTAGTACAAAAGAGTAACACAGTGGCTTCTGTCGAGGGAGAAAAAATTACGCAGAATGATTTGGATGAAGCATTGAACAAGCAGTATGGTACTTCTATCCTTCAAACATTGATTGCAAATAAAGTAGTTGACCTTGAAGCGGAAAAAGAAAAAATTAAGGTTACTGATAAAGAACAAAAAGCAGAGCTTGATGATCTTATCGAATCTTCAGGCGGCGAGGATGCCTTTAATGCTGCATTAGAAGCTAACGGCGCATCAAAAGCTGATATTGAAGATGAACTATTGCGTTATTTGAAAATCAAAAAGTTACTTGAGCCAAGAATTGAAATCACAGATGACCAAATTAAGTCATACTTCGATGAAAACAAAGCAAGCTTTGATACACCTGAGCAAGTAGAAGCAAGCCATATTCTTGTTGCAGATGAAAAAACAGCTAAAGAAGTGAAGAAAAAGCTGGATGATGGCGAAGACTTTGCAGACCTAGCAAAAGAATACTCAACAGATACAGCAACAAAAGAAAACGGCGGTGAGCTTGGTTACTTCTCATCTGGCCAAATGGTGGAAGAATTCGAAAAAGCTGCATTCTCAATGGATGTTGATGAAATTAGCAACCCTGTAGAAACAACTAACGGCTGGCACATCATTAAAGTAACAGGTCATAAAGATGCAGTTGAAGCTAAGTTGGACGACCATAAAGACGAAATTAAAGATACACTATTTGAGCAACAAATGAACACAGAATACAGCACATGGTTGACAGAAATCCAAGCTAAATACGATATCGATAACAAATTAGACACTAGCAGCACAACAAACAGCACTTCAAGTGCTAGCTAA
- a CDS encoding S1C family serine protease: protein MNEFDKNKDNVNGEKEFETEKDTLNSSDPSESREESSSYEANGINKPEEKQEAQVEEQEVKAEGKEFPSEYTQTASFNKADELVRDYERVMSDGTDERAAAKQQIDENKTMTAAATAEQQPGGKRGKERPSSGNPKWKGFFSLLAAGVVGSALTFVAIPHTDLLDGKYTKLEQQVEDLSSKVSSNSSSSDIKAQTTSATASDSSSSSIADMVETSSKAIVGIVNVQKQATNQFSQSTTTDTEVESGSGSGIIFKKDDKYAYIATNNHVIEGANSLEISLYNGDKTEGKLLGADALTDLAVVRIDAKYATDVIEFGDSSTIRPGDQVWAIGNPLGLDLSRTVTQGIVSAVDRSITVNTSAGDWEFNVIQTDAAINPGNSGGALINSAGQVIGINSLKISEDGVEGLGFAIPSNDLLPIVNEIIESGEVERPYIGVGLASLEEVPQMYLQDLPDSVTKGVMVTNIDSNSAAAKAGLEVQDVIVSINGTDLDGSSDLRKYLYTKVDIGDKVKMVVYHDGSKKTVELTLTSNSGSSN from the coding sequence ATGAATGAGTTTGATAAAAACAAAGATAATGTGAACGGAGAAAAAGAGTTTGAAACAGAAAAGGATACTTTAAACAGTTCGGACCCTTCAGAAAGTAGAGAGGAAAGTTCTTCATACGAAGCAAATGGCATAAATAAGCCAGAAGAAAAGCAGGAGGCACAAGTAGAAGAGCAAGAAGTGAAAGCAGAGGGGAAAGAATTTCCAAGCGAATATACTCAAACAGCAAGCTTTAATAAGGCAGATGAGTTAGTGCGTGATTACGAAAGAGTTATGAGTGATGGTACTGATGAGAGAGCGGCTGCCAAACAACAGATAGATGAGAATAAGACAATGACTGCAGCTGCAACTGCTGAGCAACAGCCTGGTGGTAAAAGAGGCAAGGAACGTCCATCATCAGGTAATCCTAAATGGAAAGGATTCTTTTCCTTATTAGCTGCAGGTGTTGTTGGTTCTGCCTTAACATTTGTTGCGATTCCTCATACAGATTTACTTGATGGAAAATATACTAAACTGGAACAGCAGGTGGAAGATTTGAGCAGTAAAGTAAGCAGCAATAGCAGCTCAAGTGATATTAAAGCACAGACGACGTCAGCAACAGCCTCTGACAGCAGTTCTTCTTCTATTGCAGATATGGTTGAGACATCTTCTAAGGCTATTGTTGGTATTGTTAATGTGCAAAAGCAGGCAACAAACCAATTTTCACAAAGCACAACAACGGATACGGAAGTTGAATCTGGATCAGGATCTGGTATCATCTTCAAAAAGGATGATAAATATGCTTATATTGCTACGAACAATCATGTAATTGAAGGAGCAAATTCTTTAGAAATCTCCCTTTATAATGGCGATAAAACAGAAGGTAAATTGTTAGGAGCAGATGCACTGACAGACTTAGCTGTTGTCAGAATTGATGCGAAATATGCTACAGATGTTATCGAATTTGGAGACTCATCAACAATTCGCCCAGGGGACCAAGTTTGGGCAATCGGTAACCCGCTTGGACTTGATTTATCAAGAACAGTAACACAGGGAATAGTGAGTGCAGTGGACAGAAGCATAACTGTTAATACATCTGCTGGCGATTGGGAGTTTAATGTAATTCAAACAGATGCTGCTATCAACCCTGGTAACAGTGGCGGAGCATTAATTAACTCTGCTGGTCAGGTTATCGGTATCAACAGCTTGAAGATTTCAGAAGATGGAGTTGAAGGGCTTGGCTTTGCAATTCCAAGTAACGATTTGCTACCAATCGTCAATGAAATAATCGAAAGCGGTGAAGTAGAGCGTCCATATATCGGCGTCGGTTTAGCAAGCTTGGAGGAGGTTCCGCAAATGTATCTGCAAGATCTGCCTGACTCTGTTACAAAAGGTGTTATGGTCACAAATATTGATTCCAACTCTGCAGCTGCTAAAGCAGGCCTTGAAGTACAAGATGTGATTGTCTCTATAAACGGAACCGACTTAGATGGTTCATCTGATTTAAGAAAATATCTTTACACAAAAGTAGATATCGGCGATAAAGTGAAAATGGTCGTGTATCATGATGGAAGCAAGAAAACAGTGGAACTGACTTTAACAAGTAATAGCGGCAGCTCTAACTAA
- a CDS encoding sensor histidine kinase produces MRIKYLYQQLISHISVIVVAFLVVSIASTHFVEKVVLTIKGQELYDYGINILTDIQGNQMQSSAQDTLLNYADVLKSRGVTFGIFDTQQNVIASVGKRINITDEEWNAIKDGENNKVIKSSTRRGNQEVTLVAIPYSVNGEVAGGILLTAPLSDSKQLINEINKYLVYSVFIAFGVALLLSVLLSRIHVRRIKKLQEATSLVAVGDYSVRVHSSNFDEIGELASDFNSMVDRLRVSKEEIDALENRRRQFMSDVSHELKTPLTTISGVIEGLNNNMIPEAEKGKGITLVSQETKRLIRLVNENLDYDKIRSNQIVLMKESIQLAEVLEIIQEQLYTQAIEKDLAINVDVADNVYIYADYDRLIQIIMNITKNSIQFTDAGEIWLRGRVADGFTIIEIEDTGIGMDPAEIENIWKRFYKADISRTNNPYGEFGLGLSIVKQLVQFHHGTIEVSSQKGTGTKFTIYFPIEHK; encoded by the coding sequence ATGAGAATTAAGTACTTATACCAGCAGCTGATCAGCCATATTAGTGTCATTGTCGTTGCGTTTTTAGTGGTAAGCATTGCCTCGACTCATTTTGTCGAGAAGGTAGTGCTCACTATTAAAGGACAAGAGCTGTATGATTATGGCATTAATATTCTTACAGATATACAAGGAAACCAAATGCAATCCTCTGCTCAGGACACACTGCTTAATTATGCAGATGTGCTGAAAAGCAGAGGAGTGACATTTGGCATTTTTGACACACAGCAAAATGTTATTGCATCTGTTGGGAAAAGAATTAATATCACGGATGAAGAATGGAATGCCATTAAGGATGGAGAAAACAATAAAGTTATCAAAAGCAGTACGAGACGAGGCAATCAGGAGGTTACATTAGTTGCCATCCCTTATAGTGTTAATGGAGAGGTCGCAGGTGGAATTTTGCTTACTGCCCCTTTAAGTGATTCGAAGCAGCTCATTAATGAAATAAACAAATACCTTGTGTATTCTGTATTTATTGCATTTGGTGTAGCACTGCTACTCAGCGTTTTATTATCTAGAATTCATGTTAGACGAATTAAGAAGCTTCAAGAAGCGACAAGTCTTGTTGCGGTTGGAGACTATAGTGTTAGGGTGCACTCATCTAATTTTGATGAAATCGGCGAATTGGCGAGTGACTTTAACTCAATGGTAGACCGTCTCCGTGTTTCGAAGGAAGAAATAGATGCACTAGAAAATCGAAGAAGGCAATTCATGTCAGATGTTTCCCATGAATTGAAAACCCCTTTAACAACCATAAGCGGTGTCATTGAAGGACTTAACAATAATATGATACCAGAAGCGGAAAAAGGCAAGGGTATTACTCTTGTAAGCCAGGAAACGAAAAGGCTGATCAGACTTGTTAATGAAAATCTGGATTATGATAAAATCCGTTCTAATCAGATTGTGCTGATGAAGGAATCCATTCAGCTTGCCGAAGTCCTTGAAATTATTCAGGAGCAGCTCTATACGCAGGCAATAGAGAAGGATTTGGCTATTAATGTAGATGTTGCAGATAATGTTTATATTTATGCAGACTATGACAGGTTAATCCAAATCATCATGAATATAACAAAAAACAGTATTCAGTTTACAGATGCAGGTGAAATTTGGCTGAGGGGCAGAGTAGCTGATGGCTTCACAATTATAGAAATAGAAGATACTGGGATTGGTATGGACCCGGCAGAAATCGAAAACATTTGGAAAAGATTCTATAAAGCTGATATTTCAAGAACGAATAATCCATATGGGGAGTTTGGACTGGGTTTGTCAATTGTCAAACAGCTTGTCCAATTCCACCATGGAACAATTGAAGTAAGCAGCCAAAAAGGCACTGGAACGAAATTCACGATTTATTTTCCGATTGAGCATAAATAA
- a CDS encoding response regulator transcription factor, giving the protein MQVLVIEDNVGVCSMLEMFFGKEDFNGVFLHDGLEGYKHFIDNEYDMVILDWMLPSMDGITVCRKIREVDKNVPIIMLTAKDTESDQVLGLEMGADDYVTKPFSPLALTARMKAIVRRQSKEKNNLEDTIETSIIKINKETREVFISDKLIPNLTPKEYDLLSFFAQHPKQVFSRDQILEQVWGFQFYGDDRTVDVHIKRLRRKIGRDNQPFFHTVWGVGYKYDETVVINEN; this is encoded by the coding sequence ATGCAGGTTTTAGTTATAGAAGATAATGTTGGTGTTTGCTCCATGTTAGAAATGTTTTTTGGAAAAGAAGACTTTAATGGAGTATTCCTGCATGATGGATTGGAAGGATACAAGCATTTTATAGATAATGAGTATGATATGGTTATTTTGGATTGGATGCTGCCGAGCATGGATGGAATTACAGTATGCCGCAAAATAAGAGAGGTAGATAAAAATGTGCCAATCATTATGCTGACAGCAAAGGATACAGAATCCGATCAAGTGTTAGGTTTGGAAATGGGAGCGGATGATTATGTGACAAAACCGTTCAGCCCACTGGCATTAACTGCGAGAATGAAGGCGATTGTGAGAAGACAATCAAAGGAAAAAAATAATTTGGAAGACACAATAGAAACGAGTATCATTAAGATTAATAAGGAAACACGGGAAGTATTCATCTCAGATAAACTAATTCCTAATCTTACTCCAAAGGAATACGATCTTTTGTCTTTTTTTGCACAGCATCCGAAACAAGTCTTTTCAAGGGATCAAATACTTGAGCAAGTTTGGGGCTTTCAATTTTACGGAGATGATCGTACAGTAGACGTTCATATTAAAAGACTGAGAAGGAAAATCGGCCGTGATAACCAGCCATTCTTCCATACTGTATGGGGAGTAGGCTATAAATACGATGAAACGGTGGTCATAAATGAGAATTAA